In the genome of Streptomyces sp. NBC_00433, the window CCGCATGCGGGCCTTCCTCGCAGGGCAGCAGGCTCACGCATCTGCCCAGACAGGAGACCGCAAAAACGCGCTGATGTACCTGCGTGAGGCCGAGGTCGCCATGGATAAAGCGGAGTCACAGCAGAGGGCTTTCGGCTCCTACGATCCCGCAGCCTTGAATTACCACACGAGCCAGGTGCGATACGAGCTGGGCGACGTACGGGGCGCCGTCGAGGCGATGCAGGAATCCGACAGGCTGCGCTACAGCATCTACCGGCGCACACGGGTCAAGGAGCGGAGTCTCCTGGCGGAGCGCCAGTTCGCTCTCGGCCACCTTGAAGCTTCCTGCGCCACATGGCACATGGCACTCGACGACTATCCACTCGTACAGTCCGGTCGTGCCGATCAGCGCGTCGGGGAGATGTTCCGCCTGATCCGCCCGCACCTCAAGAATGCGACGGCGCGTGACCTCTACGAGCGGGCGCGGCTTGCCGCACCATCGCTGGCGGCCTGAGACACGCCCAGTCCTGGGAACCGGCGACGAGGCCGAGCCGGCCGTGTGGGCACCGAGACCGACACCACGCGGTGAACTGGTCGAACCGGCGCCGACGACGCCAAACAGTTGCCTGCCGCTGCTCATACCTGCGTCGTTGCCGCGCGGTCAGGGGCGGTCACGGAGACCGCCCCTGACCGCGCCATGACCGGCCACACTCCAGCCGCCCCGCGAAAGCCGCAGGTCGGACAGCGAAGTCCTACTGGAGCAACTAGCGAACTACTGAAGGTGTGTGGCGGATTACTATAGGTGAGTGGCGGATGTCGTCTTCGGTCCACGCCGGGATGCAGTTCGGGCCGTCGCCCTTCGGTGCGCTGATCACCAAGACATCCAGACCGTGGTCCGGGCGAATCTCAGCGAGCGGAAAACCGAGCGTGAGCGTGCTGCCGGCCGGCACCTTGGCAGGGTAGATGTAGGCAATGAGCTTGCCAGACGTGCCCCTGAGGTGGAAGTAGGGGGCGATCTCCCCTGCCTGTCCGTCGGACGGTTCGGGATTCTTGTCGCCCGAGGCACCACTGCCTTTGTGAGCGGTGCAGTTCGGGTCTCCCGCGAGTACCTTGGCGCGCACGCCCATGCGGGCCAGGTCCTTCCGCATGCCCTCGATGTCCGGCTTACCCGACGAGTTCTCGATGGTCAGTTTGACCCCGCCGGCCGGCTCCTTTTCCAGGGTGTAGGCGGCGTTCGTGATCCGGTTCAGAGAACGACCGCGGTCTGCGGAAGCCGTCAGGCCGCCGTGAGCGCCCGAGGAGGCGGACTGCCCGACGACGAGCGTGGTGGCTGCCACCGTGGCGGCCAGCCCGGCGACAAGCCCGAGCGGTACCCAGCGCACCCGGCGGCTGCGGACCGGGCGGGCGCCGTCAGCCTCTTCGGCATTCACATGCTGGGCGCTCTGCCGGACATGGTTCTTCAGCTCGTGCATCAACCGATCCTCAAAGCCTTCGGTGTTCATCGGACCTCCATCAGGGACGGGAAAGGCGAGGGGGTTTCAGGGACCGCTGGTACCGATGTGTCCTTCAGGGCAGACCGGGCGCGGTGCAGGCGCACCCGGGCGGCCACCCCGTTGATGCCGAGTGCTGTCGCGGCCTCCGCGACGGTCAGGCCGTCCACTGCGACCAGTTCCAGCACGGCACGCTGGCCGGCCGGCAGCGAGGCCATGCGCTCGATCAGCGCGCGGCCCTCCCGTTCGGCGTCGATGCGTTCTTCCAGCCGGGCGATGTCATCGGCGTCCAAATGCCGACGGCCGGAGATCCGGACCTCGGCCACCCACGCTCGGGCGGCTCGCCGGTTCTCGGCAGCCGCGACTTTGCGGGCGATGCCGTGCAGCCACGCGATCTGGCTGCCCAGCTCCTCCCGGTAACCGGCCGCCGCGGAGATCGCCGCGAGGAACACCTCGGCCACCAGGTCTGCCGCGGCGTGCGGATCACGGGTGCGGCGGGTCGCGTACCTCAGCACCGCCTCCACGTGCTCCCGGTAGAACGCCTCGAACGCCTCCGGATCCTCACCGATCCGCGCCACCTCGTAACTGCCCGGCGGATGCCTCACATCGACTCCCTTTGGTCTCTTCCGTTGCCTTCACTCCCCTTGGCGTCCTGCGGCCGGAGCGTTACACACTGCCCTTCAGCCCCACCTGACGGCAGCGGGCTCCGACCTCCCCGAACCAGCCGCTGTCGGCCGGCCGCGGACGCTCTTCGTGCCCGGCGCCGCCGCCGGTTCGGCCGCGTCCGCTGGGGAAGGCAAGGCAGTCCGGCGCAGACGATCGCTTGCGTTCCAGAAGGACGATCGGGCAGTTCAGCGCGTCGGCGGTCTTGAGCAGATTCGCCGGGGTGGCGTTGCGCCAGCCTGACTCGATCTCGCCCATCAACTGCTCGGAAATCCCGACGCGTTCGGCGAGTGCCCGCTTGGTCAGGCCTGCCTGTTCACGCGTGCGGTTATCGCCCGGCTTGACCCGCACGATGACATCGCCGAGTGGCCTCGGCGGGTGGCCTCGGCGAATCTCGACCTGGCTTTGGTCCTGGTGGCGGGGAATCGTCTTGACGAAGCCTGCGACGCGGCGCAGAAGGCCGTACTCTCGGGGCGAGTGGTTCCGTCCCACCACTGGCGAGTGCTGGAAGTCGTCAAGTCCGTCGAGGCCGGGCAGTTGCCTGAGGCCGTCGATCTGCGGGACGCATACGAAAGCCTCGGTTCTCGCCACGTATGACCTCTGCCCGCGGAGCGACCGGCCACGGTCCCGCCCATGCCGACCCGCCGGCTCCGAGGCCAGGAGACTCCGCGACGTCGGGACCGGCACCCTGGGCAAGGTGCACGTGGCCGTCAGCGGCGGCAATGTGCCGGCCCTGCACCTGTGCCCGGACGACGCCGGGTGACCGGTCCGCGCCCGCGAACCGGCTCGCGCCGAGCGACCGGCCCGCGTCCACCGACCGCAGCCGGCGGTCACTGAGTGTGACCGAAAAGCCCCGGCCTACCGGACGGTACGGCCGTCCCGGAGGTCGGGGCTGTCGCTTTTTGCGCCACTCGCACCGCGCTGACCTGCGGCGCTGCCCTTCCGGTTGCGCTTTCGGAACATTGGTGCAGTCCAAGGGGTGTGTTTTTCATATTTAGTCGTATTGTGGTGATCGACAACAAATAGGCCGCAGGCGGAAGCAGGCACCCGCGCCTGTGGCCAAGCGCCGACACCGTGCCCTCACCAGGTGACGAAACCGGCCCCCGACGCAGGAGCGTCACGCATCCGTGCCGACCCGCCGCCCACCGGCGGCGGACCGGGACCCGCCTACACGCCAGGTAACGACATGCGCATCCTTTCGCCCGACTCAGCACCCCCGGCTGTCTGCTCGGTGTCCCCGCCGAAGTGGGCGGGTCGCGGCCAGTCGCGCCTCGCGTGGCCGGCCGGACCCCGGGGCTCCGGTGACCCGCACCCCGCCAGGAGCGGCGCCAGCGGCTCGGAGGCTGTCTCAGGGACCGTCTCAGGAGCCGACACCGGCATCGGCTGCCTGCCGCTGGCGCACCGGCCCGAGGCCGGCGGCGACGCCCGCAGGTCCGCGCGGGCCGTGCTCGCCGGCTGGCAGGTGCCGGAGGAGACCGCGGCCGACGTGGTCCTGGTGATATCCGAGCTGGTCACCAACGCGCTGAACCATGCGCTGCCCGACGTGTGCCTGCACATGACGCGGCTGCCCTGCGGCACCGTCCGGGTCGAGGTCACCGACGGCGGCCCGTG includes:
- a CDS encoding ATP-binding protein, whose product is MRILSPDSAPPAVCSVSPPKWAGRGQSRLAWPAGPRGSGDPHPARSGASGSEAVSGTVSGADTGIGCLPLAHRPEAGGDARRSARAVLAGWQVPEETAADVVLVISELVTNALNHALPDVCLHMTRLPCGTVRVEVTDGGPCGSPLQRDPGDGGRGLALVQALAQAHGRHVGPGGTLAWAEFAGPAPAA
- a CDS encoding helix-turn-helix transcriptional regulator; this translates as MARTEAFVCVPQIDGLRQLPGLDGLDDFQHSPVVGRNHSPREYGLLRRVAGFVKTIPRHQDQSQVEIRRGHPPRPLGDVIVRVKPGDNRTREQAGLTKRALAERVGISEQLMGEIESGWRNATPANLLKTADALNCPIVLLERKRSSAPDCLAFPSGRGRTGGGAGHEERPRPADSGWFGEVGARCRQVGLKGSV
- a CDS encoding RNA polymerase sigma factor — translated: MARIGEDPEAFEAFYREHVEAVLRYATRRTRDPHAAADLVAEVFLAAISAAAGYREELGSQIAWLHGIARKVAAAENRRAARAWVAEVRISGRRHLDADDIARLEERIDAEREGRALIERMASLPAGQRAVLELVAVDGLTVAEAATALGINGVAARVRLHRARSALKDTSVPAVPETPSPFPSLMEVR